The segment AATAATGGTAAGGGCCGGTAAACCGATATTCAGCACATATCGCAATAATACTGGCGCATCTTCTTTGTTCAGTAATTTAAGCTTTTTGGCACAGATACCGGCAAAAAACGCCACAATTAGAGGAATGACCTTTTCGACAAACGGATTCATAGCTTTACTGCCCTTAATTATCTAGCGCGAAAGTACGATATAATTCGTTTAATTTGTTTCCCACAACTCGGTTATGATTCTTTTGAATCTCGTTTTGGGGAGGAAGATACAGTGTAAATTCCGGTTCTGAGGCTAACTCGTTCTTTAGTTGCCATTTATGCTGAAAACTGCGCCCATCCAGACTCTTGATCTTTGCTAATTGCGCCTCAGAAAACCTGTTAAGTAGTCCGCTGTCAATAAACTTAGCATAGTCTATCTTCAGATTGTGGATTTCGGAAAGCTGAATAATGCGACTTATTTGGTCTCTATCCAAAGTATCCTGATCTTTCAGTTCTCTATATATCTCGCGTTCGGTGTGAAAATTGCGCCCATTAACCGTAGCAAGAGCAGAAATATCGAAGCCTTCCTCCGAAATCTGGGTAATAGATTTGCGGTTAAATACATATTGAGTATCTCGGTGTACTTTTTGCTCGAAAACATTCTGAATGATGAATAGAAGCGTAAAACTGATTAGTGCAGCCATAATAGGAGCCGCTACCCAAGCAAAGGATATCCGCGCTAATATATTGTATCGAATGTTTTTTCCGCCTTTCACCAAACCGATGCCAACTACCGCACCTACAATCACTTGTGTAGAAGAAACCGGCACTAGCGGTATGGTGGGCAAACCTGCGCTTAACAACAGATTGTATAGCCCTCTTGAGGCAAATAGAAACAGTACTATGGCTTCGGCAGTTAGTGCTATAAGAGCTGTTATGGGAGAAAGATGAAAGAGATCCTTCCCAACCGTACGCATAACTTTGTGAGAATATGTGTAAATGCCTACAACTATAGACAATGCTCCCAAAAGATAAAGCTGCTGCACTCCACTAACATGGAAAAAAGTGCCTAAACTCAAATCTTTAAATGGAGATACGGGAACAAATACGCCTACAACGTTTGCTATATTATTCGCCCCCAAAGAGTATGCGCCAAATGCTCCTACCACAATTAAAGCATAACGTATCATCAAATCCTGCACGAGCAAATGTGTGCGAGACCTGTTTATAAACGGTTTTACTAGATAGAATAAAAAGGCGGCAATACTACCAGATAGCACAAATGCCATCACCCACGATGAGGCTATTGTTATTAAAGAACCGTAATCTGTAAGTCTCCCGGTAAACAGATTCCAGCCAATAATAGCACCAACAATGGTTTGGGAAGTGGATACGGGAATGCGAATGCGCACAATTAGCGTGATAGTCAAAGCCGCAGCCAGAGCAACAGTAAAAGCACCACCAAGTGCATCTACAGAGCCCAATCTCCCTAAAGTGCCGGAAGGTCCGCTACCCTCCAGAACAGCTCCCAAAGTTATAAATATTGCTGCAATCAGTGCCGCTTTTTTAAATTTGAGCATGTGCGTTTCTACCGCAGCACCAAATATGTTGCCGGTATCATTTGCCCCCAGCGACCAGCCTAAAAACAGTCCGCTAAGTAAATAAAAGAAAAACATGCTTGGCTACAACTGCCTTTTAATTGTATATATAGACAGACGATCACACACGTTTTGGGCTGCATCCGAAATCTTTTCTATATGAATGGCAAAAAAACGCAATTGACTCTTACGGGAAAGCTCTATATCCAAGCTAAAGACCAGACGGCGTAAGCGCTCTCCAATGTGATCCGCTTCGCGTTCGAAAAAATACACTTTGTGGATGTAATTGTTTACCGCAGCGAGATCTCTGAAAAAGGATCTTACAGCAAAAACTAGTTGTTCCACCGCCGCCACAGAAGAGCGGGTGGTCTGCATCCATAGGTCGTTTAGCTCTGCGGGAATATCTGGTAGTTCTATGGAAAACTGCAAAAGAGAATCCTTGATGTTGTCAATAACTTCGTCAGTATTTTCAAGAATTGCCAGCACATCACCCCGATTTTCAGGAATCAAGGTTCGTTCATAGAGAAAGCGTTCGATGCTAACCCGTAAATCATCTGCTCGATGTTCGTATTCACGGATCTGCGACAAGCGTTCTTCAAACTGTTGTGTGCGTCCTTCCAGATAATCTTCTACTGCCAATTGGAAGGTTGTGGCAGAATCACTTACAATATCTAAGAATGTGTCTATTTGAGATTCTACAAATCTGGTTGTTTTTAATAGCAGAGCCATATCTTCACCTTTCCTGCTTTTTGTCTTTTTGGCAAATTATCCGTAAGCATTTTTTTGTCAAGCTTTACGGCTCCGGATTTGTCGCAGTGTTGCCAGATATTGGAATTCATAATCAAGCGGATTGCAGTATTTATCTTATACAACTATCTCTCTATTACTTAAACATGATCACCAGCATTCATACGGGATATGATCGCCAATTATTCAAATGTCTTACACACAGTTTTTACATGTTTCTTTACCTCACAATTAGGCATACTTTAGGGGGACATGATCCCTTACTTACAGCATGATCCCGGCTTGAACCTTGCTTAATCCTCCGTTGTAGCGAAGGGCGGGAAGGGGGCGAAGCGTCAATGCGGATGGGGGAATTTAGCTGTCGTTGAGTAAATGCATGAGATCGTTGCACATTCATATCTAGCAAATTATTAGCATGAGATATTGATTTTATGGGCTTTTGATGATCGCACTTCTGATTCACTCGCCACATTTGTAGTACTAGGCTCCGAATCATGGCTTGATTATTCAACGGTCTTGGCATAAATTCATGGGGATTAGAGCAAAGAATCGGCACAAAAACATTGACACTAAATGCATAGTATAAAATCTGAAACAAAGGACTTTGAATAAGATGAACAAACAGCAGAATCGGCTTTTAGAGCTGGATAAGATATATAATTTGATCTCGGTTCCGGGTAACTTTTTTGAATCTGTAAAACGCTATAAACTGGGTACCGAAAAGCTTTCTGCAAATGAAGTTAGAGAAGCCTATAAGCGTAGAGGCGTGTTTATCAACGAATTGAAACATCATACAGAAAACAAATGGTATAACCTCCTTGCTCACATAGACGAGATATCTCTTTCTGTTTATCGAGACGGACATCCAGCATTACATGACTTGTTTGAATTGAAGAGTTTTTTGTATCACTATCTGGCTTTGCGAAGCTATAGCATCGAGCGATCTATTACAAATTATCAACTCCCGGATTTGGAGGATCTTTTTGTTCTACTTGATCCTGAAGGAGGAAGAATCCCTCATTTTCGTCTGTCGCCTCTTTACAGTAATACTTTACAAACTTTAAATGACAGACGACAAGAACTTTCGAACCAGTTAAGATACACTCGTAGAATGTTTCTGCATGAAGCTATCGATCAGCTTGGTATATCCGGGCTCAAAGAAGAATTTGTGCTCTCTCGAACTCAGACAGATCTTATCCAAAAGATACAAACAAGCCAATACTTTAGACTAAAACAGGAAAGCATCGCAAACCTTATTTTCACCTTGGCAGATAGTCTCGAGGCAAATAGCATCAAAAGAGAAATTACCGATCTCAATACAGAACTAGAAGAAGAAGAAAATCGTATTCTAGACTACCTGGGCATACGTATTGCGGAGTATTCGGATAAAATTAAACAAGCCCTTGGAAGCTTAAAAGAGTTAGGCTGGGATTTTGCCTTGGCAGTATTTGCTACGAATTATAGATGCTGCATACCGTGCGTGGACGATAAGATAGCATTACAGGGAGCCCGAAACCTAGCCCTTGAACTAAGTCTTCGAAGTCAAAAACGCCCATATCAAAACTTGGATTTGG is part of the Candidatus Cloacimonadota bacterium genome and harbors:
- a CDS encoding inorganic phosphate transporter family protein; translated protein: MFFFYLLSGLFLGWSLGANDTGNIFGAAVETHMLKFKKAALIAAIFITLGAVLEGSGPSGTLGRLGSVDALGGAFTVALAAALTITLIVRIRIPVSTSQTIVGAIIGWNLFTGRLTDYGSLITIASSWVMAFVLSGSIAAFLFYLVKPFINRSRTHLLVQDLMIRYALIVVGAFGAYSLGANNIANVVGVFVPVSPFKDLSLGTFFHVSGVQQLYLLGALSIVVGIYTYSHKVMRTVGKDLFHLSPITALIALTAEAIVLFLFASRGLYNLLLSAGLPTIPLVPVSSTQVIVGAVVGIGLVKGGKNIRYNILARISFAWVAAPIMAALISFTLLFIIQNVFEQKVHRDTQYVFNRKSITQISEEGFDISALATVNGRNFHTEREIYRELKDQDTLDRDQISRIIQLSEIHNLKIDYAKFIDSGLLNRFSEAQLAKIKSLDGRSFQHKWQLKNELASEPEFTLYLPPQNEIQKNHNRVVGNKLNELYRTFALDN
- a CDS encoding DUF47 family protein, producing the protein MALLLKTTRFVESQIDTFLDIVSDSATTFQLAVEDYLEGRTQQFEERLSQIREYEHRADDLRVSIERFLYERTLIPENRGDVLAILENTDEVIDNIKDSLLQFSIELPDIPAELNDLWMQTTRSSVAAVEQLVFAVRSFFRDLAAVNNYIHKVYFFEREADHIGERLRRLVFSLDIELSRKSQLRFFAIHIEKISDAAQNVCDRLSIYTIKRQL